One window from the genome of Rhodopirellula halodulae encodes:
- a CDS encoding glycosyltransferase family 2 protein, producing MTSSHTSVSTPIVSARPSELSGTQPELQPAASPGDHIDEISVVIPAMNEEVTLGELQQRIGDVCREHDLRVQIIFVDDGSTDETWSKMVELCGTSDDAMRSTFAIRLRRNFGKAAALSAGFAAARGSIVFTMDADLQDDPIEIPRFMEKIRGGLDVVSGWKQTRHDPWHKVLPSRVFNALVSSLTGVKLHDHNCGFKAYRQEVLAEVDLYGERHRFIPVLASARGYKVGEITVQHHARQHGVSKYGVSRLIKGFLDLLSIHLVTGYGRRPLHLIGSAGLLCFAIGSLGMTYLSFRWVWSRMGEGEPLHLHSTAIFYYCILAVLLGAQCVLAGLLAELIVSVAAARDHRETLMRNEGSHGVEAQQSGSQLSCSRPIANASGYSISEWAGFESPEQPLDA from the coding sequence ATGACATCTTCACACACCAGCGTTTCAACGCCGATTGTGTCAGCACGTCCCTCCGAGCTGTCCGGAACCCAACCGGAATTGCAACCGGCCGCATCCCCGGGTGACCACATCGACGAGATTTCGGTGGTCATCCCGGCGATGAACGAAGAAGTCACCTTGGGCGAATTGCAACAACGCATCGGTGACGTTTGCCGAGAGCATGACCTGCGTGTGCAAATTATCTTCGTGGATGACGGATCCACGGACGAAACCTGGTCCAAGATGGTGGAACTTTGTGGGACATCAGACGACGCGATGCGATCGACATTCGCGATTCGTCTGCGGCGTAATTTCGGAAAAGCCGCTGCCCTGAGTGCCGGATTCGCTGCCGCACGCGGTTCCATTGTTTTCACGATGGATGCCGATCTCCAAGACGATCCCATCGAGATCCCACGCTTCATGGAAAAGATTCGCGGCGGATTGGATGTCGTCAGCGGTTGGAAGCAAACACGTCACGATCCCTGGCACAAAGTTCTGCCGAGTCGAGTCTTCAACGCCCTGGTAAGTTCACTGACCGGAGTCAAGCTGCACGATCACAACTGTGGTTTCAAAGCCTATCGGCAAGAAGTGCTCGCCGAAGTGGATCTGTACGGCGAACGCCATCGTTTCATTCCGGTTCTTGCGTCCGCACGTGGCTACAAGGTCGGCGAGATCACCGTCCAACATCATGCACGCCAGCACGGAGTCTCAAAGTACGGCGTCTCGCGTCTGATCAAAGGTTTCCTCGACCTGCTCAGCATCCATCTGGTGACTGGTTACGGCCGCCGCCCGCTGCACCTAATTGGTTCAGCAGGCTTGCTTTGTTTTGCCATCGGTTCGCTAGGAATGACTTACCTCAGCTTCCGTTGGGTATGGTCCCGGATGGGTGAGGGCGAACCACTGCACCTGCACTCCACCGCGATCTTTTACTACTGCATCTTGGCCGTCTTGCTGGGTGCTCAGTGCGTCCTCGCGGGATTACTGGCGGAGCTGATTGTCTCCGTTGCCGCGGCCAGAGACCATCGCGAAACGTTGATGCGAAATGAAGGGTCACACGGCGTCGAAGCTCAACAAAGCGGCAGTCAATTAAGCTGCAGTCGACCGATCGCCAACGCATCGGGTTATAGCATTTCGGAGTGGGCGGGTTTCGAGTCGCCGGAGCAGCCACTCGATGCGTAA
- a CDS encoding SDR family NAD(P)-dependent oxidoreductase yields the protein MSSSSYLVVGAGGGIGTALCRHLVAAGHQVMLSGRDESRLQTLSQELGQPYLACDATDWDQLSSVVDSTADQFENFAGAVNLAGSILLKPAHLTSKDDLQAVLNANLITAFGLVRAVAPKLKKLGGGSIVLMSSGGAAIGLTSHEAIAAAKAGVAAMARAAAATYAAGNVRINTVAPGLVQTELTSRVWQNERSADASRAMHPMGRLGQPDDIASLIAWLLQPENAWITGQDIAVDGGLSSIKSATR from the coding sequence ATGAGTTCATCTTCCTATCTCGTCGTCGGTGCCGGTGGTGGCATCGGCACTGCGCTTTGTCGTCATTTAGTCGCGGCGGGTCATCAGGTCATGCTGTCGGGACGGGACGAATCACGTCTGCAAACGCTGTCGCAAGAACTCGGACAACCGTACCTCGCATGCGACGCCACCGATTGGGACCAACTTTCCAGCGTGGTCGACTCCACGGCGGACCAATTCGAGAACTTCGCTGGCGCGGTAAACCTAGCGGGTTCCATCCTTCTTAAACCTGCCCACCTGACCAGCAAGGATGACTTGCAAGCTGTCCTGAACGCCAACCTCATCACAGCGTTCGGTTTGGTGCGGGCCGTTGCCCCCAAACTTAAAAAGCTGGGTGGGGGATCGATCGTGCTGATGTCCAGTGGTGGCGCGGCGATTGGATTGACCAGCCATGAAGCAATTGCCGCAGCCAAAGCCGGTGTCGCCGCCATGGCACGTGCCGCGGCCGCTACCTATGCCGCCGGCAACGTTCGCATCAACACGGTGGCTCCGGGTTTGGTCCAGACCGAATTGACCTCGCGTGTCTGGCAGAACGAGCGTTCAGCCGACGCTAGTCGAGCGATGCATCCAATGGGCCGACTCGGTCAGCCCGATGACATCGCCTCGCTGATCGCATGGTTGCTCCAACCTGAAAACGCTTGGATCACGGGACAAGACATCGCGGTGGATGGCGGACTCAGTTCCATCAAATCAGCCACCCGCTGA
- a CDS encoding anthranilate synthase component II: MILVIDNYDSFTYNLVQRMGEIDSSADIQVHRNDDLSLEEIEDLKPERLLISPGPCTPTEAGVSVDCVRRFAGKFPILGVCLGHQSIGEAFGATIIRAPELMHGKTDGIHHDDGGLFAGLQNPFTATRYHSLVIDPNTVPDELIVGAWTDTGGNRQIMGVRHQQHRLEGWQFHPESFLTEPGIELIKRFLAW; encoded by the coding sequence ATGATTTTGGTCATCGATAACTACGATTCGTTTACCTACAACCTGGTTCAGCGGATGGGCGAGATTGATTCGTCGGCTGACATCCAGGTGCATCGCAACGATGACCTCTCACTGGAAGAAATCGAAGACCTGAAACCGGAACGCCTGCTCATTTCCCCCGGCCCGTGCACGCCAACCGAGGCGGGTGTCAGCGTGGATTGCGTGCGGCGTTTCGCGGGAAAGTTTCCAATCCTGGGCGTTTGCTTGGGACACCAATCGATCGGAGAAGCGTTCGGTGCAACGATCATTCGTGCTCCCGAATTGATGCACGGGAAGACGGACGGCATCCATCACGACGACGGGGGTCTGTTTGCGGGACTCCAGAATCCCTTCACCGCAACTCGATATCACTCGTTGGTCATTGACCCGAACACGGTCCCAGACGAATTGATTGTCGGGGCGTGGACGGACACCGGCGGAAACCGACAGATCATGGGAGTTCGCCACCAACAACATCGTCTTGAAGGTTGGCAGTTCCACCCCGAGAGTTTTCTGACGGAACCCGGGATCGAATTGATCAAACGTTTTCTCGCTTGGTGA
- the floA gene encoding flotillin-like protein FloA (flotillin-like protein involved in membrane lipid rafts), which yields MNSSSLLLLVGVFLALFFAAVLGFFFLRYGKLWFQAFMSDADVQLLNLIRMHFTKVNPNVIVQAKVMAAQAGLNISRRDGISTHRLEAHYLAGGNVMNVIHAIIAAHRAQIPLEFDQAAAIDLAGRDVLDAVQTSVYPKVIDCPDPKRSGKTTLSAITKNGVELRVRTRVTVRTNLEQLIGGATEDTVIARVGEAIISSIGSADTHFKVLENPDMITRVVLSRGLDAQTAFEIVSIDIADIDVGENIGARLQSDQAEADTRVARAQAERRRAEAIAAEQQMKARVSENRSRLVLAEAEVPRAMAEAFQAGRIGEVANGVATEGSA from the coding sequence ATGAACTCCAGTTCGCTGCTGTTGCTGGTCGGCGTTTTTTTGGCATTATTCTTTGCTGCAGTGCTCGGGTTCTTTTTCCTGCGGTACGGGAAGCTTTGGTTCCAAGCATTCATGTCGGATGCGGATGTGCAGTTGCTGAACTTGATTCGCATGCACTTCACCAAGGTCAATCCAAACGTCATCGTTCAAGCCAAGGTGATGGCCGCCCAAGCGGGATTGAACATCAGTCGCCGTGACGGAATCAGCACGCATCGATTGGAAGCTCACTACTTGGCCGGCGGAAACGTCATGAATGTGATTCATGCGATCATCGCGGCACATCGAGCCCAGATTCCTTTGGAGTTTGACCAAGCGGCCGCGATTGATTTGGCGGGACGCGACGTTTTGGATGCTGTGCAAACCAGCGTGTATCCGAAGGTCATTGATTGCCCCGACCCGAAACGAAGCGGCAAGACGACTTTGAGTGCAATCACCAAGAATGGGGTGGAATTGCGAGTTCGAACGCGGGTCACGGTGCGAACCAATTTGGAACAACTGATTGGTGGTGCGACGGAAGACACCGTGATCGCTCGCGTCGGCGAAGCCATCATCAGTTCGATTGGTTCAGCGGACACTCATTTCAAAGTGCTCGAAAACCCAGACATGATCACTCGTGTGGTGTTGTCGCGAGGATTGGATGCGCAAACCGCATTTGAAATCGTGTCGATTGATATCGCGGACATCGATGTCGGGGAAAACATTGGAGCTCGATTGCAGAGCGATCAAGCCGAGGCCGACACGCGAGTGGCTCGTGCACAGGCCGAACGTCGTCGCGCCGAAGCCATCGCGGCGGAGCAGCAAATGAAGGCTCGCGTGTCCGAAAACCGATCGCGATTGGTCTTGGCGGAAGCCGAAGTGCCACGTGCGATGGCGGAGGCTTTCCAAGCCGGCCGAATCGGTGAGGTGGCCAATGGAGTAGCAACGGAAGGCTCGGCGTGA
- a CDS encoding HisA/HisF-related TIM barrel protein, which translates to MSSFAGLDSTRDRWRGVSSHLIGVLDLMDGKAVRGIAGQRHRYQPHAGSLCDPCELIRWYRTIGLCQFYVADLDSLTGAGQQRASLRSIIDSLRPGETLWIDAGWTNCPTREESKWLQQVNRAGAVDSMTRWIIATESAQGLHVIDELSSVVDPADLCLSLDFREGEFVQGTQRTREIQFQREQAGGPDGWIDRAWERGIREVIVLDVAQVGSSAGVASCLPLRKYHASHPGGRWITGGGIREPVDVQQCLDEGYSRLLVASALLPKLNDVSY; encoded by the coding sequence ATGAGTTCGTTTGCCGGTTTGGACTCAACGCGTGATCGATGGCGGGGCGTCTCGAGCCATTTGATCGGTGTGTTGGATCTGATGGACGGAAAAGCCGTCCGCGGAATCGCCGGGCAACGCCATCGGTATCAACCACATGCCGGTTCTCTATGCGATCCCTGTGAGCTAATTCGTTGGTACCGGACGATTGGGCTGTGTCAATTCTATGTTGCCGATTTGGATTCGCTGACCGGCGCAGGGCAGCAGCGAGCGTCATTGCGGTCGATCATTGACAGCCTGCGTCCTGGTGAGACGCTTTGGATTGATGCTGGTTGGACGAACTGTCCTACGCGTGAAGAAAGCAAGTGGCTGCAGCAAGTGAATCGGGCCGGTGCAGTTGATTCCATGACTCGGTGGATCATTGCCACGGAGTCTGCCCAAGGGCTGCACGTCATTGACGAGTTGTCGAGCGTGGTCGATCCAGCGGATCTGTGTTTGAGCCTAGATTTCCGCGAAGGAGAGTTTGTTCAGGGCACTCAACGTACGCGAGAAATTCAATTTCAACGGGAGCAGGCGGGCGGACCCGACGGTTGGATCGACCGAGCTTGGGAGCGAGGCATTCGGGAAGTCATTGTCTTAGACGTGGCGCAGGTCGGCTCCTCGGCCGGCGTGGCTTCCTGTTTACCGCTTCGAAAATACCATGCATCACACCCAGGGGGGCGATGGATCACGGGCGGAGGCATCCGAGAGCCAGTGGATGTTCAGCAGTGTCTTGACGAAGGCTACAGCCGTTTGCTCGTCGCGTCGGCGTTGTTGCCGAAGTTGAACGACGTCTCCTACTGA
- a CDS encoding thiamine phosphate synthase has protein sequence MTNNESRTVLRILDANFNRAGEGLRTLEESARFILDDPSLSDALKTHRHDLSEAMKCWDRLQLISARDTPGDVGTELQTASEQTRVNLHSVVSAAAVRTQQALRCLEEYGKTIDAAFANKIETLRYRCYATFQSLELRIANQRHRAIRIRASRLYALIDCEQSVERFESRIRELASVGVDVLQLRDRSVDDRTLFERAEVGTKLTEELGLLWIINDRADIAMAARADGVHVGQEELPVDAARQVVGPDRLIGLSTHDMEQVREASQTTADYIGCGPTFPGRTKNFDHFPGCEFLSQVHQATRSGEINLPAFAIGGISASNIREVAATGIARVAVTGALASGEQLPDAASKMRAALEANPLTIDVGEKGVREP, from the coding sequence ATGACGAACAATGAGTCTCGCACCGTCCTGCGAATCTTAGACGCGAATTTCAATCGCGCGGGTGAAGGGCTGAGGACATTGGAGGAATCGGCGCGGTTCATCTTAGACGATCCATCGCTCTCGGATGCACTGAAAACACACCGCCATGACCTGTCCGAGGCGATGAAATGCTGGGACCGGTTGCAGTTGATCTCGGCACGCGACACGCCGGGTGACGTGGGAACGGAATTGCAAACGGCCAGCGAACAGACTCGAGTCAATCTACATTCGGTGGTTTCCGCGGCAGCCGTGCGCACTCAGCAGGCTCTGCGATGTTTGGAAGAATATGGCAAGACCATCGATGCGGCATTCGCAAACAAGATAGAAACGCTTCGCTACCGGTGTTACGCGACGTTTCAAAGTCTCGAATTGCGGATTGCGAATCAGAGACACCGTGCGATCCGAATTCGGGCCTCGCGTTTGTACGCGTTGATCGATTGCGAGCAGAGTGTTGAACGATTCGAAAGTCGAATTCGCGAATTGGCGAGCGTCGGAGTGGATGTGCTGCAGCTTCGCGATCGCAGCGTCGACGACCGGACACTCTTCGAACGTGCCGAAGTGGGGACAAAGCTTACCGAAGAGCTGGGGCTGCTTTGGATCATCAACGACCGTGCTGACATTGCAATGGCCGCTCGCGCCGATGGGGTTCATGTTGGACAGGAGGAGTTACCAGTCGATGCTGCTCGGCAAGTAGTTGGGCCGGACCGCTTGATCGGATTGTCGACCCATGACATGGAACAGGTGCGTGAAGCGTCGCAAACGACGGCGGACTACATCGGGTGCGGACCGACCTTTCCCGGGCGAACAAAAAACTTCGACCATTTCCCCGGATGCGAGTTTCTGAGTCAGGTTCATCAGGCAACACGGTCAGGCGAGATCAATCTGCCCGCGTTCGCGATCGGCGGGATCTCCGCGTCGAACATTCGCGAGGTGGCAGCCACCGGAATCGCGCGAGTTGCCGTCACGGGAGCATTGGCATCAGGAGAGCAACTGCCCGACGCGGCATCGAAAATGCGAGCGGCATTGGAAGCCAATCCGTTGACAATCGATGTCGGTGAGAAGGGTGTGCGCGAGCCATGA
- a CDS encoding alpha/beta hydrolase family protein, whose translation MSVGSPGSSEEPVLGSYERHSYRVRFAGGNGFELAGIVDRPRDLETGETLSNVPVAVFSHCFTCNKDLKAIARISRRLAEWGIAVLRYDMTGLGGSDGDFSQTHFTSNQADLVSAIRFASDELGSVTGLIGHSFGGAASLAIAADEHRRPESLQAIVAIAAPSDTVHLANLLERMNPAIAQEGVGEVTIGGRRWNIRREMLEDFRQHALADQLPKIAAQVMTFHSPVDETVGYDHALRIASLVGGESGEAACSLVTLAGADHLMVRNPGDAIWVADTAAAFLKRHR comes from the coding sequence GTGAGTGTCGGATCACCCGGTTCCTCGGAAGAACCTGTCTTGGGCTCTTACGAGCGACACTCGTATCGCGTGCGGTTTGCAGGCGGCAATGGTTTTGAACTAGCAGGAATCGTCGATCGTCCACGAGATTTGGAAACAGGTGAGACGCTATCCAATGTGCCAGTTGCCGTGTTCAGTCATTGCTTCACCTGCAATAAAGACCTGAAGGCGATCGCTCGAATTTCGCGCCGGTTGGCTGAGTGGGGAATCGCGGTTCTTCGTTATGACATGACCGGGCTCGGCGGCAGCGATGGTGACTTCTCACAAACGCATTTCACATCCAACCAAGCGGACTTGGTCTCGGCAATTCGTTTCGCGTCCGATGAGTTGGGGAGCGTCACCGGGCTGATTGGTCACAGTTTTGGTGGCGCGGCGTCGCTTGCGATTGCTGCGGATGAGCATCGCCGACCAGAGTCACTCCAAGCGATTGTTGCCATCGCTGCTCCCAGCGACACTGTGCATTTGGCGAATTTGCTGGAGCGAATGAATCCAGCAATTGCACAGGAAGGGGTCGGCGAGGTCACGATCGGTGGGCGGCGCTGGAACATTCGTCGAGAAATGTTGGAGGACTTCCGCCAACATGCTTTGGCTGACCAGCTACCGAAGATCGCCGCGCAGGTCATGACGTTTCATTCGCCCGTCGACGAGACGGTTGGGTACGATCATGCACTTCGCATTGCGAGTTTGGTCGGCGGAGAGTCCGGCGAGGCAGCGTGCAGTTTGGTCACGCTTGCCGGTGCCGACCATTTGATGGTGCGGAATCCCGGCGATGCCATTTGGGTCGCCGACACGGCTGCCGCGTTCTTGAAACGCCACCGCTAG
- the cyaB gene encoding class IV adenylate cyclase, whose protein sequence is MFEVELKFRVDDEAVLRARLDVEDAKSVSENENKDTYFNHPCRDFAASGEALRIRRIDGEPLITYKGPKLPGVVKAREELEWALNPGDAKGELTETLLLRLGFREVATVTKRRETFSIGSTRPMTVTIDRVEGLGVYAEIERVLAETKPDDNAIQNARAEVEALATKLGLSNPEPRSYLRMQLERADASAGG, encoded by the coding sequence ATGTTTGAAGTGGAATTGAAGTTTCGTGTGGATGACGAAGCCGTCTTGCGAGCCCGTTTGGACGTCGAAGACGCTAAGAGTGTTTCTGAGAATGAAAACAAGGACACCTATTTCAATCACCCCTGCCGCGACTTCGCCGCATCGGGAGAGGCTCTGCGGATTCGGCGAATCGATGGCGAGCCGTTGATCACCTACAAGGGGCCCAAGCTACCGGGCGTAGTGAAGGCTCGCGAAGAACTGGAGTGGGCTCTGAATCCAGGCGACGCCAAAGGTGAATTGACCGAAACCCTGTTGTTGCGGTTGGGCTTCCGTGAAGTCGCGACGGTGACGAAGCGACGTGAGACATTTTCCATCGGCAGCACGCGGCCGATGACGGTCACGATTGACCGCGTTGAAGGCTTAGGCGTTTACGCTGAGATTGAGCGAGTGTTGGCGGAAACCAAGCCGGACGACAACGCCATTCAAAACGCCCGTGCTGAAGTTGAAGCATTGGCGACGAAGCTTGGCCTGAGCAACCCTGAGCCGCGGAGTTATTTGCGGATGCAATTGGAGCGGGCTGACGCCTCAGCGGGTGGCTGA
- a CDS encoding NUDIX hydrolase, translating to MSNHEVLLRGSRFDVVAIDLPGRDGKSHRREFIQHPGAVVLLPLIDQDTVVMIENERPAVGETLLELPAGTRDPGEEVLETAARELTEETGYRSASLSIACEFYSAPGLGNELMHLVVARDLTEGEQQLETTERIEVKRMHRREVTELVQTGKIRDAKTLIGLQAFLFQDV from the coding sequence ATGTCCAATCACGAAGTTTTGCTGCGTGGTAGTCGTTTTGACGTCGTTGCGATCGACTTGCCCGGACGAGATGGGAAGTCGCATCGCCGCGAATTCATCCAGCATCCGGGAGCTGTGGTGTTGCTGCCGCTCATTGATCAAGACACGGTGGTGATGATCGAAAACGAGCGGCCGGCTGTGGGAGAAACGTTGCTCGAGTTGCCTGCAGGGACTCGCGATCCCGGTGAGGAGGTCTTGGAAACCGCGGCGCGGGAGCTGACCGAGGAAACGGGCTATCGATCAGCCAGTCTTTCCATCGCGTGCGAGTTCTACTCCGCGCCGGGGCTCGGCAACGAATTGATGCATCTCGTGGTCGCTCGTGATTTGACCGAAGGAGAGCAGCAGCTTGAAACAACCGAACGCATTGAAGTCAAACGCATGCACCGTCGCGAAGTGACGGAATTGGTCCAAACCGGGAAAATCCGCGACGCAAAAACGTTGATTGGGCTACAAGCGTTCTTGTTCCAGGACGTTTGA
- a CDS encoding DUF2617 family protein produces the protein MRFVARSNTNLFFGLIIVLSVRPKVAELAFHLFSRSLHPELLVVHQSRKIERDGYDAKIEVTNCGHVVTFNSSPTCGSPATTLCEVATSAHQPLPSRRCLIRQSLKGSRTEEATCRSGLSYRSHFQLETVDPKMFWMVGQQLGNGPTEGLLHRFDSSGRMAFGAISYVNIETRRRSMLIQAIHTFPDDYAIVKVESLFTLPETDSATA, from the coding sequence ATGCGTTTCGTAGCGAGATCGAATACGAACCTCTTCTTTGGACTCATCATCGTGCTTTCGGTTCGCCCCAAAGTTGCTGAATTGGCGTTTCATCTGTTCAGCCGATCGCTGCACCCTGAATTGCTGGTGGTGCATCAATCGCGAAAAATTGAACGCGACGGATACGACGCTAAGATCGAAGTCACCAATTGTGGGCACGTGGTCACCTTCAACTCGTCGCCCACCTGCGGATCGCCAGCGACGACTCTTTGCGAAGTTGCCACCAGCGCCCACCAACCGCTCCCTTCGCGACGGTGCTTGATTCGGCAATCGTTGAAGGGCAGTCGAACCGAAGAGGCGACTTGCCGATCCGGGCTTTCGTACCGCTCGCATTTTCAGCTTGAAACGGTTGACCCCAAAATGTTTTGGATGGTTGGTCAACAACTGGGCAATGGTCCAACAGAAGGCTTGCTGCACCGATTTGACTCCAGCGGACGAATGGCATTTGGTGCCATTAGCTACGTCAATATTGAGACTCGACGACGGTCGATGTTGATCCAAGCCATTCACACCTTCCCAGACGACTACGCGATTGTGAAAGTCGAGTCGTTGTTCACATTACCGGAAACCGATTCGGCTACTGCGTGA
- a CDS encoding response regulator transcription factor has product MIDAAVETTHVYVLGREGRLDDRPGGDQDWLESIAGRDVVAVASCDQMLELVAKGQVRRPGCLLVDYELVGDGFQRIQAALLQAKCSLPMILVAKQIGIEAVVHAFEHGAWTVMVQPQRPGAESKDSLGDHVQQAIEWDRFQVEVESEHTRRSAILKGLTERQRKVLDCVMDGMPTKAIAASHKVSKRLIEFERSHLLSAFGVAGTAELTAVVGEHRTVERFLDSQSRAEMPVEGRAFRRPSLLRGHVSSAAACLDD; this is encoded by the coding sequence ATGATTGATGCCGCCGTTGAAACCACGCACGTTTATGTGTTGGGACGTGAGGGACGGTTGGACGATCGACCCGGCGGTGACCAAGATTGGTTGGAGTCGATCGCCGGCCGGGATGTGGTCGCGGTTGCGAGCTGCGATCAGATGCTGGAATTAGTCGCAAAAGGCCAGGTGCGCCGGCCAGGATGCTTGCTCGTCGACTACGAATTGGTCGGTGATGGGTTTCAGCGTATTCAAGCGGCATTGCTCCAGGCCAAATGCAGCTTGCCAATGATCTTGGTCGCAAAACAGATCGGCATTGAGGCGGTCGTTCACGCTTTCGAACATGGCGCATGGACAGTCATGGTTCAGCCGCAACGCCCCGGTGCGGAAAGCAAGGATTCGCTAGGCGATCATGTTCAGCAAGCCATCGAGTGGGATCGTTTTCAAGTCGAGGTGGAGTCGGAGCACACCAGACGGAGTGCAATCCTGAAGGGGCTGACGGAACGCCAGCGAAAGGTGTTGGATTGCGTGATGGACGGGATGCCGACCAAAGCCATCGCCGCTTCGCACAAGGTCTCAAAACGTTTGATTGAGTTTGAACGCAGTCACCTGCTGTCTGCCTTTGGCGTGGCTGGCACGGCCGAGTTGACCGCCGTGGTGGGTGAGCATCGAACGGTCGAGCGATTCTTAGACAGCCAATCGCGGGCCGAAATGCCCGTGGAAGGGCGTGCTTTTCGACGTCCATCCTTGTTGCGCGGGCACGTATCAAGCGCCGCGGCATGCTTGGACGATTAG